In Fluviicola taffensis DSM 16823, the following are encoded in one genomic region:
- a CDS encoding T9SS type A sorting domain-containing protein, producing the protein MKTLILTLVFLTFKSILFAQCPLNMANIYSFNVNNVQYEIVKENLNWTSAAACAVSRGGKLVEINSQQEQDSIFRYVNLAGIVASNTIAWDGGQASYLWIGGNDLASEGNWVWNGDNNGSSIPFWIGTASGAPVGGLYSNWGDEPDNWNQQDALGFAFTDWPLGLAGEWNDIFATDQLYYIIEFANTAKIQENPTEISFSVFPNPANDEINVKLPDNEMGTIQITDLLGNCILVTEVQNTISIADLPNGIYFLTVSSGHKASTQLFVKE; encoded by the coding sequence ATGAAAACTTTGATTCTTACATTGGTTTTTTTAACCTTTAAAAGCATACTCTTTGCACAATGTCCTCTGAATATGGCAAACATTTATTCCTTTAACGTCAATAATGTGCAGTATGAAATTGTTAAGGAAAACCTCAATTGGACTTCAGCTGCTGCTTGCGCAGTTTCTCGAGGTGGAAAATTAGTAGAAATTAACTCTCAGCAGGAACAGGATTCTATTTTCCGCTATGTAAATCTTGCTGGGATTGTAGCTTCTAACACAATTGCTTGGGATGGAGGACAGGCATCTTATTTGTGGATTGGAGGAAACGATTTAGCGTCAGAAGGAAATTGGGTTTGGAATGGAGATAATAATGGAAGTTCTATTCCATTTTGGATAGGAACAGCTTCTGGGGCACCTGTTGGTGGATTGTATTCTAATTGGGGAGATGAACCTGATAATTGGAATCAGCAAGATGCATTGGGTTTTGCTTTCACAGACTGGCCTTTAGGTCTTGCTGGCGAGTGGAATGATATCTTTGCAACAGATCAATTGTATTATATTATTGAGTTTGCAAATACTGCGAAAATCCAAGAAAACCCGACAGAAATTTCGTTTTCAGTATTCCCAAATCCTGCCAATGATGAAATCAATGTGAAACTTCCTGATAATGAAATGGGAACTATTCAAATTACCGATTTACTAGGAAATTGTATATTGGTAACAGAAGTTCAAAACACTATTTCTATTGCTGATCTTCCAAATGGAATTTATTTCCTTACCGTTAGTTCAGGACACAAAGCTTCCACTCAGCTGTTTGTTAAAGAGTAG